A window of Anas acuta chromosome 5, bAnaAcu1.1, whole genome shotgun sequence genomic DNA:
ACACGAGCTTCCTGCTGTTGGTGTAGGCCAGTCCCTGGCTGCCAGCCACACCTGTGAACGAGAACGGTGTTACCCCATGAGAACATCACCCAGCCCATGGGTGTCCCtgtcagcaaaaaataaataagaactgCAGAGGACACCGCTATCTACCCTGGAGGAGACTTGGGACTAAGAGGGGACATGGATACAGGCACCTCAGCCAagctgcccagagcctgctAAGAATGGTGGCCTTGTCTTTACTTCGATTTaaagagatggggaaaaaaaagttatatctTGACCTCAGAGCTAATAAGGATaactctgaagaaaagcaaacacagcagcagttaCCCCAGTCAGAACAAGAAGAGATAGCAGCGACAGGGGACACATCCAGAACTGCCAAAGCCCCCATTGCTGGTGAGTTATCCCCAGGGTAAAGGGGTTCCTAACAGCTGCAAGGTATCAGGCCCCTATGAGGTGCTCCCAGGAGCCCTCACAGCCACACGGAAGgataaaaaccacaaaaacgGGGCAGAGGGCCAAGCAGCAAGCCACTGGCATCCCTTTCTATTCACCACCTGGCCCAAGAACACTTCTTTTCCAAAGCTCACAATAGGGAAGGTAGGTGCACGACTTGTCCGAgtgccccctcccagccagCTGGCATTCCCTGACGCTGCAAGTTTTGTTACACCCTGAACCTTTGCCTCTGTCAGGGCACTGGGCATTTTTCCAGGCTGATCTGAAAGAGAATCAGCGTAGCAATTGGAGAACATAATTATCTCAATTACACGGGGCCAGGAGGATTTattggattttttaaaagaggtGACACAACGTTGACACCATCCCCTAGTAAAGAGCCAGTAATCCTGGAACCCTATAACCAGAAAGGTGAGGAGATTTAACTGATTTCTCACAGCAGAATCAGTGAGTGATGTAATCCACCATAAAGGCATTACAACTAGCAAAAAGAGCTCTGGGAAAATGCAGCTGAAGTACTACAGCACTTCCCAGGCATACGAGCTTTGACATTTCAGTGAGCATTCACCCATTGTTTCCGAAGCAGTTTATTAGAGAGCTGCTCTTTGCAGCACTCTGTGTTTCCAGCACCGCAGCGCCTGAAAtacaatgctgctgctgtgaagtCTTCACCACAGCCGAAGGGATCGGGTGGCATTACGCTAGGCAAGGGAGGCACTCGCACGGGAACGCAGCGCATGCATTTCACCAACTGCTTCTTCGCTGCATGACTGACAGAAGTAACCCCCAATCCAACCTCCTCCCGTTTTCCATAACCAGCTCTGTTCCAAGTAGcttgaaaggaaacaaaaatgtaagaCTCACCAGACAGCGAGCGTCTTGCCAGAGTGCAGTTCCCCTGCCGGAGAGAAGAGGAACCATCAGTGTCACGAAAAGGAGGCCTGCCCCGGGAGGACTCGGGCTTTCCCAGGACACCCGGAGCAGAGACAGGACCCAGCAGGCAGGGCCCACGCCACCTTCCCACAGCACGCTGTGGGGAGATGGTGACAGCACCCGCACCCGTTCCCTTCCTGGGTGCTGCCCTGCGCAGTGACGTtaaggctgagagacctgggttGCACTTGTAGCTCCTGCTGCTTTGACCTTGGCCTGCACACATCCCCCTGCAGGAAGGAACACATTCCTAAAGGCCCATTTCACTGAGCTTGCTGTGAATGGAAGGTCAAGGGTGGCTACTGGGTCCGATAAAAACCTGTTCTGAGATGTTTAATCCTCCAGTCACAGCATCTGACACCTAGCATCTGTTTTCCAGTTACTGGTTTCTCTGAAGGCCACGGAGGCTTTGAACTGCAGGAGGCCAGGACTCCCCTCGCTGGAACAACTCCTCCTGCCGTGGGTGAGCCAGGAATCCCACCTTCTGGCGACCTTTCCCTTCACGCCCAGTAATCATTGACTGCACTCCTAGGTCAGCATAACATCCCTCAAAAGTAAAAGACGTTTTGAGATAACCTGGTTTCTTTACCTGCTGTTATTTGACCTTTTGTTGGTATTGAACCTGCAGATCTGAAAGCCTACAAATTCTTTACAAGCCACAGGGAAACTCTCTGTAACCACGACTAAAATGCAGCTGGCTACAGTTTGGAACCGTAGCTGCTCAGCAGCTCAAAGCACCCTCATCCAGCAGGAAACACAGAAGGTAAAAATTAGACTCCGTTCAGGGCTTCAGTTTCTGAAAGGAAGTTTGTGTAAAAACCCCGATTTCAGCTTCAGCAGAGCAAGCAGGGTAGGCCAGAACTGATCTTAAATACCACAGATACTTTTGGAGATGTGGGGGAGCACAAACACTAAGGTCCAGGGAGATACTTAAACCTGCCACACCACCTacagggctgcagcctgcacGAGCACCCCCAGCGAACGCTTGGCACCATCAGAACGACCAACAGCTGCGGACGGGCCCCTCTGCAGCTCAGCTATCCAAACCCACAGGCAGACGTGGCTCCCCAGATAGTAACTGCATTATCTACAGGCTGCATCCAGCTGTGCcgaggacacacacacacagcacggCTGCCGAGCCCGTGGGGCCTGCCTTGGACAGCTATGAAGCTGCGTTGGTgtccagcagcatcctgctgctccATCTGGTGCCCGCagagctggccctgctgggaCCAGCACAACACACACCACAGTAACTCCATTTGGTCGGGAGCCCAGCGCCCCACGATCCCCAGCACTGTCCCAGCACCCGTATTGATCAAATCCTGCCCACGCTCCGCAGCGGCCCAGATAACGCCAGGTTAATGGCAAATAAAACTCCAAGCAACCCGAGCTCACCTCTACCCATTAATGTTTTCCCGGGTGCTTTATAGTTGTAAAGGTAATCCTGGCATCCCAGGCTGTAACTTATTAAGAACGAGGCACAGCCTCAGTGAACGTTTGCTGTAAGGTTAAAAAAACAGCTTAGAAGCTCTGGGCTAAAATAGAGGGCTGGGAGAAAACACATCTGCGGCTCTCTTCCAGGAGAGGTGCCAAGTCTGTGTTCCACAGTCATGgcaaaattaaggaaaaaatgagtgCCTGTCTGCCTTCTAGCTAAGTGAGGGATGAGCTCTAACAGGAGGAAGAAGCTGCTAATGAAAGCCACCAAGGCGCTTGTGTTCTGCAGAACTGCTGCGTGTCCATCCCTTAACCACAGAGTGCCACACGCAGCTCCGGGGTGCCCAACGGGGCTGTTTCCCGTTCCCTTTTTCCCTGAAGGGATCGCTGTGATTGTACCTGCTCCTGAAATCACCTGCCATCTGATCCCAGAGCTTCTTCAGTGAAAGCAGCAGCGGGCAGGTCTGGCTAGCTGGTGCCAGTGCTCTGGGTCACTCTCAAGGCACAGCGTTCGCCCGGAGAAGTCTCTGGCTGATCTGCCACCACCTCACGCACCCGGCCATCAACTTTTCCCCCCAGTTCCACGTGACTTCCCAGAACTGCTTTCACACCGTGTCAGAGTGACCCCGGCACACCGCATCCCGGCCACACCTTTACGGAGCTGTCTCCTTCCAGCAGGTCACGTCACGGTGACACAACCCACGGAGTACACTGCTCACAGGGCACCCTGCGTGCTGCAAACCCCTTCTGCAGCGGTGCGCAGAGGGAAGGACCCAAACTCAACAGGAGCACACAGCTCATTGCCCAGAGCCACAAGAGGAGCCCAGCTCTGAGGACAGGCGAGGCAGCAATCATTTTGCCAGCCCGTTTCCTTACAGCTGCTGCTTTAGCAACAAGGATGAGCACAAATCGTGGCCCCACAGAAGACCTCTGCGTGTCTTTTGGGGGTTTTAACATAATTACACACAGCCTGGCTGGGCAGGTGCAAGGACAGCCCGGGGGTAACAGCATCCAGTCAGTGGGACAAGGGGCTGCCATCTCCAGCACACTGAGCTCAGGGAGGGCAGAAGCTCTCCACAAGCCCCCCCCAGACAAGCAGGGCTCCGCTGACAGCTGCTGACCGAAGCCCCCCGCCTCAGGGCAGCTCCTCTGGGCCTCGCCCAGGCCGCGCCTCACACCGTCCCCCCCCACACCGCACAGCACCCggccccccccacacccccgtttttcctctcctcccgtGCCCAACCCCAGCATTTCGGGAAGGTTTCAGCGCCCCCAAGCTTGGGGCCGCCCCCTGAGGCCACACCCGGGGGGCGCTGAGGGCGCGGGGCGCAGCGCTCGGGGCGCGTCCCGGTGCCCTTGGCGCCGCCGTCCCcgcccggccgggccccgccgctctcccccctcaccccctctcTCACCACCACCCCCGTTCCGCTCCCGTTGCGCCCCCGAGGCCGGTACCTGGCGCGGGGCTGGCAGCGAGCGGCCGAGCGGGCGGCGCAGGCCCAGGCAGCGGGCCCGCCACAGCTGCAGCATCGCGCCGGGAGCCGCGGGGCGGACGGCGGAAACTGGGCCCGGCGCGGGGGGAAGTgcgcggggaggggcggggaggagggggagggaaaatgGCGGGGGGCGGGAATGGCGAtagggggatggggatgggggcacGGGGCTCGGGCAGGGCGCTGCTGTTGTCCTCCAGGTTGGAGGAGACCTCCAAGGTCACCCAGCCCGACCCCTGTGCTGACACCGGCCAGTCCTGCATTAAGCACGTCTCTCAGCTCCGCAGCTCCACGGCTTTAAAACACCCCCAGGGGTGGTGGCTCCACCACCGCCCTGGGCAGCCCtctccaatgcctcacaaccctctcaggaaagaagtttttcctaatgtccaacctaaaacacccctggcgcaactttagctcgctccccctcgtcctgtcaccacGTCAGggaacagaccaacccccacctcgctccagcctcctttaatgtcCCTATAGAAAGCAACAAaatcacccctgagcctccttttctccaggctgaacaagcccagctccctcatccACTCCTCATAAGCCTTAtactccagacccctcaccagcttcatcacccttctctgaacccgctcgagcacctccacGTCTTTCTTGTACAAGGGGCCCTACCCAAAAAACCCATTGCAATGTCCAAGAAGTGCCTTGGGAAAGCCATGAAATCTGTCTGGAGATCAGACATCTCCCAAGAAGCCAGGTCAAGATTACACATACATCCTAAATTTAGCCGTTGGTTAATAATACATCATTGCTAAACTGCAACCTTCACAAGAGTCTCCTAATATAAGTTTGCAATGAATATCCTCGGTGTGATTTTCAAAAAAAGgttgaagaaaaatcaataggGTGTCGTCTCTGAGGCCTCGGAGATGTGCTGACAGCTCTAAAGCACAGCAACTGTGCCAGGAAGGCTCTCTGCCAGGGATTTCTCTGTGGTCTGCCTATAGAGGGCTGATATCCTTGAGCAAGGCCACCCGGTGTCAACTGCTTCTAACCACAGCCGCCTGCCTACCAAGTGAGTAAAACAAACCTCACGGTGTTAGTTAGGTGTGTGGAGGTGAGTTAAACAGAGACCTAGAaagggcagaggcagctcggCTTCGTCTAGCTCCAGGGAACTTCCACCTGCTCCTCgcctcctgcacccccagaTCGGTCCTGGGGGTGAGGTTGGGATGTGCTGGCAGTAGAAATGTCTCTGATGTAGCCCACAATAAACAAGGTCCTGAATTTGGCTGCTTTTCTTATGTCGTTCCACTTCCCAACCATTTCCTACACCACAGACCCCCGGTATCCCCATGGCGGGGGATGCTAGAAGAAACTGGGCACCTTCAGCAGGAGTTGGGTGGCACCTGGAGCTCCACACCACAGGCTCCACTTACCTCGAGCCTGGTGTATTTGTGTCATCTCACCAACAATTCACCACCCTGGGTCCTGGATGGGGTCCCAAGGCCAAGCCACAGCTTCCCAAACCTCTCAAGGTGCTGCTAGGCGGTGGAACAGCCCTGCAGGGGTGCATGGAGGGGGCTGGTCGCAGCTCTCTGGGCCAGAGATTGCCTCCTCGTGAGCCCCAGCTGCGACCAGCCCCTCGGCTGCCACTGCACAGCCCCCAGGatggcagagccaggcaggcATCGCCCAGCGAGCATTGCCCTGCTCTGCCATGagagaggctgggggctgacgGACAGAGCAAACCCAGCACTGGTGCCGTGTCTGCAAGCCTgggaggcagctgagcagggtgGGAGCAGAAGGTGGACGGACCCCTGGACGTCCATCTGCATATTCAGGAGTCATTCCCAGCCGGTTGGCTGCCTCCAGCCACCCCACTCCCTCTTTAAAGGACCTGAGCACAGCGGGAGGACGCACCGGGGTGGCCTCTCCGGCATCCCACAGCGCCCAGCACGCTGTCCTCAGCGCTCCCCGTGCCCGGCCAGCCCAGGTGAGCGGGACAGAGGGGGGTGAGCAGTTCGGGCTGGGGTCCTTggatggaggcagaggggatggggCAGTTCGGGGGGGATTTGcagtgctgggggggcagcaggctgctctgtgcctggctCTCCCAGCAAGGAACAGCTGGGAAACCTGTGTGGGGTCGCTCCCATTTCGGGGAGGACATGCCTGATTGCTTTTCTGAGTAGCTTTGTTGTGCTCCTTggtctttttcttcagttcagaGGAGCCACAGCTTCTTTTTAGTATTTCGGAAGGCAGCGCTGGTGAAGGCTGGCTGTAAGAGCACCCATCTCTTAACTCGGCAGGGAAAGGGCTCCATCAGCGGGAGCAGTTTGCATGGGGCAGGACCTCCTGGGCAGGACATTTTGGCAGGGTCTGGATGCAAATCAATGCCTGGAAGCCCCTCACCTTCACCTCCTGTCCTCTGTCCTGAGGCTTCCCGTGCCTGCAGCAAATTGCAGCCTCTCCTTGGGGCTGTGGTGGCTGGGGACTCTGGGTTTTGCTCCCACTCCCCAGATCTGtgtggggaggcagcagctcaggtGCTGGAAGGCTTAGCCAAGCTGAGAGCTCTTTGGCAGCTCGGAGTCTGTGGGGAATCCATTGCCCTGGGTTCCCGGGGCTGGAAAGCTTCTGAGtagggagctggcagcagcactgagctcaAAGCTGGCTGCAGGTCTCGGGGTGGCAGGATTGAAGTCAACAGTTCCCCCTGCGCAGAGAGCTGCCTCTCCAGTGGATGGAAAATCATCAGAGAAAATTCGGAGAGGCGTGACAGAGGAGGGGAGCAGTGTCTGCGTGGTACTGAGATGACAGGACGGTGATTTACAGGAGGGGCAAGCCCGAGGACCCATGCTGGGGTGATGAGTTGTGATGTGCAGTTTACAAAAGGTCGAGCTACTCTCCCGAACACCATCCTGGAGTAAAGGGCTGTTCAAAGAAGGGCAACCTGCTATAAAACAGTGAGTAGAAACATTTTCTACACTGCTCGGTAGCCTGGAGGACTTGCTGTAGAGAAAACAGTCGTGGGACTGGAGATGAATAGGGCTGAAAATGATCAGATGTTTCTGGGCATAGGAAAAAGAATCTCAGGCACTTTAAAGACACCTGGAGAAGACATAAAGCGTCCTACCTCAGGTATGGAAAGCTACTGCTAAGTAACGTGGTTGATGAGGAAGCATCCCACAGGGATTTTTACACCGTAACGGCCCAGGAGATGAGCTTTCACTCCTCCTTTTGCGAAGCTGTCAGAACAAGCGAGTGGAGGAGGTGGCTGCCCGCCCGCACTCAGCATGACAATTTTaagcctggggctgctggctcaggactttccttcttccctggtaatccccatccccaccccttTTATTCCGTGTTTTAACAAGCTCCTGGCAGCCCCGTGCTGTGGTAGCCTCAGCATCCCAGCGGTCACACcatgctgtccctgtccccagacCCTTCCCATGGGAGGCAGGTGCTGCCCATCTCCGTGTCCCTGGGGCTCTGGCAGCTACGTGCCATGAATGCCTCCACCAGGGCTGCTGTCCCTGAGCCCGGGCACCCTGCCAGTGCCCAGGAGCACCTGAAAGCACCTTTGCCCAGGCACACCTGGAGGAGGGCTCTCTCTGGTGCTCGCCGCCCTTGTACCGGAGTccaccagcccagctctgcgCTCCCTTTCTGCTTATCTCCCTGAGCCCGTGCCTTGCACGTACTCCTGAGGCTCCCGTTTCCTTGGGGATAGGGGAGATGCTTTGTATTTAAAGCCATTGCAGTGGTTATGGAGAAGCTGAAGTCAAGGCACGGTGAGACGGATCTCCAACCCTTCCCAGGGACACGGCTGTGGTGCAGGAAATCCTCACATTCGGGGCCAAAATGTTTGAAGTGGGCTCCAGGCACCATAAATGCTGACTGTCAGGAGCTCACGTGTTTTACAGCGCCTGGAGATTTCTGTGTCTCATTCCCCTGGGTTTTGCGAGGGATTTGGGATGCACTGGGAATCTGGGAGGAAAATCTGTGTCCACGTGCATGGAGGGCGGCTGTGTCCGGTCCTGCCGAGTGAtgtttcttgctctttcttcaGCTCCGTGCCTCTCGCTGGCCGAAACCTCGAGTGCCTGGGCCGCCTGCCAGCCCGTCACTGGAAATGATCCCTTaccagctgcagggcagcccccCACTGTCCAGGAGGAAAGAAGACCCGATGGATGGCAGGAGGGCCCCTGAGCAGGGCAGAGACCCTGCTGCCTCAGGGCACAGCCAGGGGCTGAAAACAGAGCCCTGTTTCCAGAGGGACCCTCTGTTGTCCTCCCCCGGTGCGTCCCTCGTGTCACAGCTCCTCAGCCACACGGTGGTGAGCAGGAGCCTGGACCCCTGcacccttttcccttcctcacGACCAgtggggctgccccagggctACGAGCTCGGTGTGCCTCCTGCAGAAGGAGCACAAGCCCTGGCTCTCCCCAGGACCCGTGCCCCAGCTCCTGTGCCCGGTGCCGGTGACAGGGAGCCGCTCTCAGACGAGCACCTCCGAGCCAAGCGGGCCAGGGTGGAGAGCATCATCCAAGGCATGAGCCTCCCACCGACCCCACAAACCCCCGGCACCGGCGTGGAGGGAGGTGTGGGGCAGGACAGGGAGAAGGGCGGCGAGATGTcctgggagggcaggaggaagccGAGGGTGCCCCAGCCGCAGCGGGGCGTGGGGGTGGCCGGGAGAGGGGCGCCCAGCGGGGGCAGCCCCCATGCTGCGGGGtgccagcagctgaaggagcagctctgctttctggagcagcagctgaggtggCTTCAGGAGAGGTTCTCCCAGGTGTGTGACCCTGGGGacgctgcccagccccagggaggtgctgagctGGCTGGGAAGGCTGGGGACAGGCCGGGCAGGGACGGTGCCGCTGCTGCCCGCCGCCCCCACAAAGCTGCTCCCTGGGGGAGCTCCCCAGGGGCGGACGGGCCCGAGGGGACGCGGGAGGATGAGGGGACGCAGGAGGACACGGGCGGCCTGCCCTCAGTGGCCAGGGTCCTCTCGCAGGCGCTGAAGCAGGAGCTGGCCGGGGTGACGTCCCGCGTGGTGGACTCTGTCCTCACCAGCGTGTGGCCGAAGGCAGCCggccacctcctgcagcagcacccggGGCCAGGGGCGGCTGCCAGGGGGGAGCATTTTCCTGCTGGGAAATGCAGAAAACCCCTCGCTAAGTCATCCCCAGTGGGCGCACTGGGCTCACCCCCACCTGAGGCAGCATCGCTGCCCTCAGGGCACAGCCTGGGCCCTCAGGGCAGCTCCTTCAGCCCCACGGTACTCAGAAACCCCCACCAGGCACCCGCTGTGGGGTACACGCTGGGCTCGGCCGTCCCCTCAGCGCAGGAGGGCCAGCTGCTGGGCCAGCTGCTGGGCTACGGTCACTGGGGGAGCCCCCCTGCCCCGCAGAGGTGTCCCCCCGAGGCCCCGGACCCTCACTGGGGAGCCCCCAGGCTGCGGCCGTCGGCGGTGAGGCAGCAGcggtgccccctgcccctgggCCCCGGCGAGGCGGAGGGGGACGGGGCGCCCTTCGCCCCCACCCACGTATCCTTTGGGGCCTGGTCTGAGGAGAATTTGAGATGATTTTGGGGGTCCCATCCAACTGGGCTGTGCTGTTTTATGCTAAACGCCAgcagcccagaggctgtggggtctccgtccttggagaccttcaaaagccatctggacgtggtcctggtggcctccagaggtccctgccagcctcagccgcCCCGTGATGCCAGGCGTGGGGATGGGTTTGGGCAGGAGAGCCCGGGGCTGCTGCGTGCTGGCTTTCCTTGACCCTGAGACGCACCCAGGAGGCGCTGACCCCAGGCCACCTGAAGAAGGCCAAGCTGATGTTCTTCTTCACCCGCTACCCCAGCTCCGCTCTGCTGAGGTCCTACTTCCTCGACGTGCAGGTAGCTGGGCTGCGGGGCGCCGGGAGGGACCCGTGGCGGGGGGGATTTTGGCGCTGGTTTTGCTGAGAcgcctttttctttccccttcaccCCCGGCAGTTCAGCCGCTGCATCACCTCCCAGCTCATCAAATGGTTCAGCAACTTCCGCGAGTTTTACTACATCCAGGTGGAGAAGTTCGCCCGGCAGGCCCTGCTGGAGGGCGTCGCGGACGCCGGAGCCCTGCGGGTCTCGCGGGACTCGGAGCTCTTCCGCGCCCTCAACACGCACTACAACAAGGGGAACGACTTCCAGGTGAGGGCTGCGGGCTGGGGCACGGGGCCGTCGGTGCCCACCCGCCCCGGTACCCCCCTGCCCGTCTCTCCGCAGGTGCCCGGGCGCTTCCTGGAGGTGGCCAGCCTGACGCTGCGGGAGTTCTTCAGCGCCGTCAGGGCGGGCAAGGATGCCGACCCCTCCTGGAAGAAACCCATTTACAAAATCATCTCCAAACTGGACAGCCACATCCCCGAGGTGTTTAAAGCCGTGGGGTgctcccaggagctgctccgCAGTTGATCCGCCGTGCAAGGGGGCTGAGAAGTTTTGGGGTAACCGCTGGTGGCTGTGCCGGACATCTCCCGGGCACAGCTTCTGGCATCCGTTATTCTATTTTCTCTCCATCCTAAAAGACAGCCTCCTGGGGAGAGGTCTGCTGCTCACCCCAGGCACCAGGGTTTTatgctgtgtgttttatttGGCTGCTCAAACCCGGTGCCAGAGAGGGGACAGAGGGAGAGGAAGCCAATAGCTTGGAGCCTGGGAAATGGCCGGTCTCCAGGCCCCGCTCCAGCTCCCCCCGGGACCAGCCACCTTCCTCCTCATTTCCAGAGGGCTGCAAATCAGGGCAGAGAGcctgtttttgtttataaagcagGCTGAGGTCCCAGCAGTGGGCAAAGTTTGCTTGGCATGGCAGCCCAGCACACCGTGCCCGCCCCGGCAGCACTCCTCGGGCCCGGTCCAGATACAACACAGCAGCGTCCAAAGAAAACATCTGGTGAGTTCCAGCGTTTCAAGCAGCCCATGAGAATGGCTGGCTGTGCCTCGGGGATGTAAAACTGTGTGTCACGGCTGGCACAGACAGCCCCTTGCCCTGTGGAGATGAAGCCGGGCAGCGTGGCTTCTGGTGGAGCTGCCCAGGAGTGATCACAAACTCTTCCTGCTGGCCTGTTCCTGCAGAAGTGTAAGCCAAAAGGACATCGCTGCTCCTTGTGGCTGGGACTGAGCAGCTGCTTTTCCACCAGGTGAGGTGTTTTGGCTCTCCCGTCCTAGCAGAGGAAGCGCTGGGGGAAGGCAGCACACCTGGTGGAAGGGCTGTGAAGAGGAGCCGGAGGAAGGCTCAGAGAGGGGAGAAACCATGCGACTGTGTACGGGCAACGATATCCCTGAGCAAAAGGCTTGGGGACaacagggctgggaaggggtCAGGACGGTGCTGGACATGCTGCAGGGTGCGAGGAAAATCCAATCCTGCAGGCTGGGTGCCTGTAAGGAAGCCACGGCCGGGCAGGATGGGTTCTCCTAAACAGGGGCAGTTTTATCGTGGCCCTTTGCCACCAGACGTGGGGCTAGCCACATTTCCTGCCTGTGTTTGTATGTTGATTGCTTGAGGTTTGTATGTTTTACCTCCCCAACTCCAAATTTACTCATccacttttaaataaatgcatagtTGCGACTTTACATCCCTAGAGACCTATCTGATAACTTTTCCTCTAACGTTTTACCTTGGGAATTTCATACattttgctggggaaaaaaataacaccacgAGAGAAGGGCttactgctgctgccagcattcCTGTGGGGCCGAGCCACCCTGGCTAACAAACGTGCTCATGTAAACCCACAACCTCACCCAGAGCCTCAAGTCAATCTGCTGCaaacacagcagccagcaggaggaTGAGAAACTCATCCCAAAGCTGATGGGGGCCGGATTCAAGCATCCATCACCTGAGAAGTGCTGCTGGTGACACCACGAATGTATTTTCGTAGAGCCCAGTGGTGCCCGAAACACAGCAGgcatttttcaaatgaagacaAGCAGGTGCCTGCCACATGGGGATTTCTATTAGCAAAGTGTGTGTACTTACAGGGCtggggggaaaaggaagagatgtAGTGACTCCTACGCGTGGGTGGGCTGTGCAAGTTCCACAATTATCCACTGAAACAATGGGGGCAGTGCACTCACCTCCTGCTGACTCACTTTcaacttttttaaaagaagagtcCATTCTCTCCACCTATCCAAATGCCTGTGCtatgtacaaaaaataaataaataaaaaaaaaatacccagagCCACCAGTAACTGTCTGCTCTGAGAACAGGTCCACAGGGCTGTCCTTCTACATTTGCAATCCATCCACAGCAAGATGCCCAGCCCACACAGCTAAGGATTGCAGAGACCACTGAGAGCTAAATACTGCTATTCCCTTGCCTCTGGGCCCCTAAGTGTCCTGTAGCAGCTGAAAGAGGGAGATGCGACCACATTTGCATCTTGAGAGCCCTTAGTACTCGAGTATGTTATTACTTATGACAAGGGCTCTCATTACTCACATACAACTCTCAGTACTCGTGTACAATTAGAGCTTGAGGAAGTCCCTGCTGAACATTCAGCCCACGTGCCATAATAGCTTGGGGAGGAAACTCTGACGAGCAATGAAACATCTCAGGCTTTTCTTTACTGCTGTGAGCGGCTTGGACCCATTTGCTGTGACTGAACCAGCCCTAGAGGTTCCCAGCTCAAGCAGAAGTCCTTGGAAAGGCCCTGCCCTCAAATACCCATCATGGACagtgcagcgtttttttttttttttttttttttttttttttaaaaaaaaaaaaaagagcattttttctccctttgagATCCCTGTCATCATATTCACAGTGAGCAATCACACCTACCGCCGGTCTCTGCAGTATTTCCATTTACTTCCCCAATTTAGCCATTTGTTTTTTTAGCACTCCCGAGCAGCGGTTCAGAGGGTGATTTTCACTTTGCACACGAGCATCAAACACCATTCCTGGGTTTGCTATTCCAATAAAATCTGCACCACAAATGCTTTCTGGGGCTACTTCTCGTTATGTACTAAGCAACTGCAAGCACACAGCAGTAAGCCTAATTGGCATGAGCCAAACCCGGCAGCCTCCCCGCTGGTGTTTATTGCCCAGGCTTTTACAGCTTTCTTTGGAGTTGTTCTACTAGATTAAGAAGGATTAGCCTTAAAAGTGTCAGCCTGTAAGGAACAGGTTCAATCTTTTTGTCTTACCACAACTGTGGAAAATAAGAAGCTAAAAGCAAGCAGTGAAGTTAAAAGCTTGAAGTAAAGCACAAAAAATACaagatcaaggaaaaaaaatgaaatgtgagaAGTGTTTTACTGTATT
This region includes:
- the PROX2 gene encoding prospero homeobox protein 2, with translation MIPYQLQGSPPLSRRKEDPMDGRRAPEQGRDPAASGHSQGLKTEPCFQRDPLLSSPGASLVSQLLSHTVVSRSLDPCTLFPSSRPVGLPQGYELGVPPAEGAQALALPRTRAPAPVPGAGDREPLSDEHLRAKRARVESIIQGMSLPPTPQTPGTGVEGGVGQDREKGGEMSWEGRRKPRVPQPQRGVGVAGRGAPSGGSPHAAGCQQLKEQLCFLEQQLRWLQERFSQVCDPGDAAQPQGGAELAGKAGDRPGRDGAAAARRPHKAAPWGSSPGADGPEGTREDEGTQEDTGGLPSVARVLSQALKQELAGVTSRVVDSVLTSVWPKAAGHLLQQHPGPGAAARGEHFPAGKCRKPLAKSSPVGALGSPPPEAASLPSGHSLGPQGSSFSPTVLRNPHQAPAVGYTLGSAVPSAQEGQLLGQLLGYGHWGSPPAPQRCPPEAPDPHWGAPRLRPSAVRQQRCPLPLGPGEAEGDGAPFAPTHEALTPGHLKKAKLMFFFTRYPSSALLRSYFLDVQVAGLRGAGRDPWRGGFWRWFC